The DNA region GCCCCGCGGTGGTCATTCAAAACGACCTCGGAAATCAACACTCGGCAACAACGATCATAGCTCCGATTACTGGCGGACAGAGTGGCTACCCGTTTCACGCTAATCTCTCAGCGTCGACGCCCGGTCTCTCGAAACAGTCCTACGTCGCTCTCGACCAAATACGAACCGTCGATATCGAGGAGCGGATTACCGAAACGCTCGGGAAGGTTCCTGATCATGATATGGGTCAGCTTGACCGGGCGATTAAGATCTCTCTCGGATTGGATGGGGGTGGGTCCGAACCACAAGAAATCCCGTCGACCTGGTGATAAACGTCAGCGGGGGCGTTCGGGAGATTCTGCGTCCGTCAATCGGGAAGTCGGGCGCGTCGAGTGAACGAATCCAGGAGTAGCGCCGAGAGAGGGGTGCAGATTGTTAGGGAGGCAGGTGTCGGTCGTAGATATTCCGCCGATGACCTGCCGCTTCAACAGTAAGAAGGTCTGCATCCCGGTCCCAGCTGATGATTGCTCAGTAGTCCCCAGCCCACACTTTGTAGTATGGGTATCCTGTGAGAGGTTCGAGTCGGTGT from Halalkalicoccus subterraneus includes:
- a CDS encoding type II toxin-antitoxin system PemK/MazF family toxin, yielding MSQLHRGDIVRVDLGGPDNDDTRGSEMYKERPAVVIQNDLGNQHSATTIIAPITGGQSGYPFHANLSASTPGLSKQSYVALDQIRTVDIEERITETLGKVPDHDMGQLDRAIKISLGLDGGGSEPQEIPSTW